The Pricia mediterranea genome includes a window with the following:
- a CDS encoding TonB-dependent receptor domain-containing protein, with amino-acid sequence MKNSFPLLLLFFPIIILAQGPPPNAAGETINITGQVIDQETGEPLEYATLVLQSVTDPNKINGGITDGKGRFDVGTTAGSYNASVEYIGYQTYQVPQENFSESTDLGTISLQIAASELEGVEVVGEKTTVEVRLDKKIYNIGKDLTTSGATISDALNNVPSVNVDVEGAISLRGNENVRILINGKPSALAGFGSTEALRQLPAEAIEKVEVITSPSARYDAEGTAGILNIVLRKEKTLGFNGSVTANIGYPTRSGITANVNLRTDKYNIFNTTGYNYRDAPGNAFFDNTYTSGQFDRVIEDRIYNRRDKSFNTNLGAEYFITENSSVTGSIFYRTSKDDDLTENTNRRFGGAEGNSTTFRTEEEGEDDDSYQISLNYVNNFNDDGHKLTADLQYSNDDELKLSDIEERFTQPNTDLIEMEDVFENEKENEYLIQADYVLPMEDAQFEAGYRGTFEQEITDYRVSTLNLDTGQFELDEGLTNKFTFNENVQAVYSQYGNKFGNFSFLFGLRLEHTQLKGELESPFDRSDFEEEIGEDVLANFDKKYLGLFPTLNLIYEFDEEGRENVSLGYNRRINRPRSWYINPFPSRSSRTNIFQGNPDLNPAFSNTFDLGYLKRWDKLTLTSSIYYQRETESFSRVQEQTGQETSDGIPIIRSLPINLATENRYGAEAGAMYNPTKWLRLNGSFNIYKFSSEGVYNGIDYGTDNSSWFARFSSKVNLPAKIEWQTNAFYRGPRNTAQTETKGLFGINLAFSKDILNDNGTVSMNVNDLLNSFKRESFTQTDFFTSRSEFQWRQRSFVFSFTYRFNQPKKRNGGRGGDGGGQEEGEFEG; translated from the coding sequence ATGAAGAACAGTTTCCCCTTACTCCTATTATTTTTTCCAATTATCATTCTGGCCCAAGGGCCACCTCCCAATGCAGCTGGGGAAACCATAAACATCACCGGGCAGGTCATCGACCAGGAAACCGGAGAGCCCTTGGAGTATGCCACTCTGGTCTTACAGAGCGTGACGGACCCGAATAAGATCAACGGCGGTATTACCGACGGAAAAGGAAGGTTCGACGTAGGCACGACCGCCGGAAGCTATAACGCCAGCGTCGAATATATTGGTTACCAAACCTATCAGGTGCCCCAAGAAAATTTTAGCGAATCAACCGATCTCGGCACGATTTCGCTACAGATCGCCGCCTCGGAGCTCGAAGGGGTCGAGGTGGTCGGGGAAAAGACCACGGTAGAGGTACGGTTGGACAAAAAAATCTATAACATAGGCAAAGATCTCACTACCAGCGGGGCTACCATCAGCGACGCACTGAACAACGTACCATCGGTCAACGTCGATGTAGAGGGGGCCATCAGCTTGCGTGGCAACGAAAATGTCCGGATTTTGATCAACGGAAAACCTTCTGCCCTGGCCGGATTTGGCTCGACCGAGGCCTTGCGGCAGCTTCCCGCGGAAGCCATCGAAAAAGTAGAGGTCATTACCAGTCCCTCCGCCCGCTATGACGCCGAGGGTACCGCCGGGATTCTGAACATCGTGCTAAGGAAGGAAAAGACGTTGGGCTTTAATGGTTCGGTCACCGCCAATATCGGCTACCCCACCCGCAGCGGGATTACGGCCAACGTGAACCTGCGTACCGACAAATATAATATTTTCAATACAACGGGCTACAATTATCGCGATGCCCCGGGCAACGCCTTTTTCGATAATACCTATACTTCCGGACAGTTTGATCGGGTTATCGAAGACAGGATCTATAACCGGAGGGACAAAAGCTTTAACACCAACCTCGGTGCGGAATATTTTATTACGGAAAACTCCTCGGTCACGGGAAGTATTTTTTATCGAACCTCCAAGGACGACGACCTGACCGAAAATACCAACCGGCGCTTCGGCGGTGCTGAAGGGAATAGTACCACCTTTCGTACCGAAGAAGAGGGCGAGGACGATGATAGCTACCAAATTTCGTTGAATTATGTCAACAACTTTAATGATGATGGTCATAAACTGACCGCCGACCTTCAATATTCCAATGACGATGAGCTTAAGCTATCCGATATCGAGGAACGTTTTACGCAACCCAACACCGATTTGATTGAAATGGAGGATGTCTTTGAAAATGAGAAAGAGAATGAATATTTGATTCAGGCCGATTACGTACTGCCGATGGAAGACGCCCAGTTCGAAGCGGGATACCGAGGCACGTTCGAGCAAGAGATTACCGATTATCGGGTCAGTACGCTTAATTTGGATACCGGTCAATTTGAGTTGGATGAAGGATTGACCAACAAATTTACCTTCAACGAAAATGTACAGGCCGTTTACTCACAATATGGGAACAAATTCGGAAACTTTTCGTTTCTTTTCGGATTGCGCCTGGAACACACGCAGCTAAAAGGAGAATTGGAATCCCCGTTCGACCGCAGTGATTTCGAAGAGGAAATAGGGGAGGATGTGCTAGCCAACTTCGACAAAAAATATCTTGGGCTCTTTCCTACCCTTAATCTGATCTATGAATTCGACGAAGAAGGCAGGGAAAACGTGTCCCTTGGATACAACCGACGCATCAACCGTCCTAGAAGTTGGTACATCAATCCCTTTCCGTCGCGATCCAGCCGAACGAACATTTTTCAGGGTAATCCCGATCTGAATCCCGCTTTCTCGAATACTTTCGACCTCGGATATTTGAAGAGATGGGATAAATTGACCCTGACCTCTTCCATTTATTACCAACGGGAGACCGAATCCTTTTCGAGGGTACAGGAACAAACAGGCCAAGAAACCTCGGACGGTATTCCGATCATACGGTCCCTACCGATCAACCTGGCCACTGAAAACCGCTATGGGGCCGAAGCGGGGGCGATGTACAATCCCACTAAATGGCTTCGGTTGAACGGGAGTTTTAATATTTATAAGTTCTCTTCGGAAGGCGTGTACAACGGTATCGATTACGGCACCGACAATTCCAGTTGGTTCGCTCGGTTCAGCTCCAAAGTCAACCTTCCGGCCAAAATAGAATGGCAGACCAACGCCTTTTATAGGGGTCCACGAAACACTGCGCAGACAGAGACTAAAGGACTTTTCGGTATCAACCTTGCCTTTAGCAAAGATATTTTGAACGATAACGGCACGGTATCGATGAACGTCAACGACCTCTTAAATTCCTTTAAGCGTGAGTCCTTTACCCAAACGGATTTTTTCACTTCCCGCAGCGAGTTTCAATGGCGACAAAGGTCGTTCGTCTTCTCGTTCACCTATCGGTTCAACCAGCCGAAAAAACGCAATGGCGGTCGTGGAGGTGACGGCGGAGGACAAGAGGAAGGGGAATTCGAGGGATAA
- the fumC gene encoding class II fumarate hydratase has translation MDYRIEKDTMGEVKVPAEKYWGAQTERSRNNFKIGPAASMPLDIVYGFAYLKKAAAYTNCELGVLSEEKRDLIAQVCDEIVQGKHDDQFPLVIWQTGSGTQSNMNVNEVIANRAHEIAGKKIGEGEKTIQPNDDVNKSQSSNDTFPTGMHIAAYKKIVETTLPGVERLRNTLREKSESFSKVVKIGRTHLMDATPLTLGQEFSGYVSQLDHGLKALRNTLDHLSELALGGTAVGTGLNTPSGYDVLVAKYISDFTELPFRTADNKFEALAAHDAIVESHGALKQLAVSLNKIANDIRMLASGPRSGIGEITIPANEPGSSIMPGKVNPTQCEALTMVCAQVMGNDVAVSVGGTQGQYELNVFKPVMAANMLQSAQLIGDACVSFEEHCAAGIEPNHKVIEQMLNNSLMLVTALNTKIGYYKAAEIANTAHENGTTLKEEAINLGYVTAEEYDEWVKPEEMVGSLK, from the coding sequence ATGGACTACAGAATAGAGAAAGACACCATGGGCGAGGTCAAGGTGCCCGCAGAGAAGTATTGGGGGGCACAGACCGAACGGTCCCGAAACAATTTTAAGATCGGCCCCGCAGCCTCCATGCCGCTGGACATTGTTTACGGCTTCGCCTATCTCAAAAAGGCGGCAGCCTATACCAACTGTGAACTCGGGGTGCTGTCCGAAGAAAAACGCGATCTAATCGCCCAAGTCTGCGACGAAATCGTTCAGGGCAAACACGACGACCAGTTTCCATTGGTGATATGGCAGACCGGATCGGGAACGCAAAGCAATATGAACGTAAATGAGGTGATCGCCAATCGTGCCCATGAGATTGCGGGCAAAAAAATCGGGGAAGGGGAAAAGACGATACAGCCCAACGACGACGTGAACAAGTCCCAATCCTCTAACGACACCTTTCCAACGGGAATGCATATCGCGGCCTATAAAAAGATTGTCGAGACGACCCTGCCAGGGGTGGAACGGCTACGCAACACCCTCCGTGAAAAGTCCGAAAGCTTTTCCAAAGTCGTCAAGATAGGACGCACCCATCTGATGGATGCCACTCCTTTGACCTTGGGACAGGAGTTTTCGGGCTACGTTTCCCAACTCGATCACGGCCTGAAAGCCCTTAGGAACACTTTGGACCATCTCAGTGAATTGGCCTTGGGCGGCACCGCAGTGGGAACGGGGCTCAACACGCCTTCCGGCTATGACGTGCTCGTGGCCAAGTACATCTCCGACTTTACAGAGCTACCGTTCCGCACTGCCGATAACAAGTTCGAGGCCTTGGCGGCCCATGACGCTATTGTGGAGAGCCATGGTGCCCTAAAACAGTTGGCCGTATCCCTTAACAAGATTGCGAACGATATCAGGATGCTGGCCTCCGGCCCACGGTCGGGAATCGGGGAAATCACTATTCCCGCAAATGAACCGGGCAGCTCGATCATGCCGGGAAAGGTCAACCCCACCCAATGTGAGGCCTTGACCATGGTCTGTGCCCAGGTCATGGGCAACGACGTAGCCGTGTCGGTCGGCGGTACCCAAGGACAATATGAACTCAATGTCTTCAAACCGGTAATGGCCGCGAATATGCTACAGTCCGCCCAGCTGATCGGCGATGCCTGTGTCAGTTTTGAAGAACACTGCGCCGCGGGAATAGAACCAAACCATAAAGTTATCGAGCAGATGCTTAACAACTCCCTAATGCTCGTTACCGCGCTGAATACGAAAATCGGATACTATAAAGCGGCGGAAATCGCGAATACCGCCCATGAAAATGGCACCACCCTAAAAGAAGAGGCCATCAATCTCGGCTATGTGACCGCCGAGGAGTATGATGAATGGGTGAAACCCGAGGAGATGGTAGGTAGCCTAAAATGA
- a CDS encoding MBL fold metallo-hydrolase yields the protein MENRSGLLTVLVIWAVLLFGCKENKKQDNPLLDSEPVYSTAEAPAPPPPPEIMENEDSEVQITPISHATAVLQWNDVTVYMDPVGGAEAFEGQEKPDLILVTDIHGDHFSPETLEALDTEKAKIIVPQAVAEKMPDAFAPQIDVLDNGNSKERYGITVEAIPMYNLRDEAKQFHPRGRGNGYVLNLEDKRIYFSGDTEDIPEMRALKDIDKAFICMNLPYTMTVESAADAVLDFKPKQVYPYHYRGKPDVSDVARFEKLVNEGDADIEVVRLDWYPNEEY from the coding sequence ATGGAGAATAGATCGGGATTATTGACAGTATTAGTAATATGGGCGGTTTTGCTCTTTGGATGCAAGGAAAACAAAAAACAGGATAATCCGCTCTTGGATTCGGAACCGGTGTATAGCACGGCGGAAGCCCCAGCCCCACCCCCGCCGCCAGAAATCATGGAAAATGAGGATTCCGAGGTCCAGATCACGCCGATATCCCATGCCACGGCGGTATTACAATGGAACGATGTTACCGTTTATATGGACCCGGTCGGCGGGGCCGAGGCCTTCGAGGGGCAGGAAAAACCCGATCTTATTTTAGTGACGGATATCCACGGCGATCATTTTAGTCCGGAAACCCTGGAAGCCTTGGACACCGAAAAGGCCAAAATCATCGTGCCCCAGGCCGTTGCCGAAAAGATGCCGGATGCCTTTGCACCCCAAATCGATGTTTTGGACAATGGAAACTCAAAAGAGCGTTACGGGATTACGGTCGAGGCCATCCCCATGTACAATCTTCGAGATGAGGCCAAACAGTTCCATCCCAGGGGTCGGGGCAATGGATACGTGTTGAACCTCGAGGATAAGCGCATTTATTTTTCGGGGGATACCGAAGATATACCCGAAATGCGCGCGCTCAAAGATATCGACAAGGCCTTTATCTGCATGAACCTGCCCTATACCATGACGGTAGAAAGTGCCGCCGATGCGGTGTTGGACTTCAAACCAAAGCAGGTCTATCCGTACCACTACAGGGGAAAGCCCGACGTCAGCGACGTAGCCCGTTTCGAGAAACTGGTTAACGAAGGGGATGCGGATATCGAAGTGGTGCGATTGGATTGGTACCCGAATGAGGAATATTAA
- the ettA gene encoding energy-dependent translational throttle protein EttA, giving the protein MSDDKKVIFSMSGVTKTYKNANTPVLKNIYLSFFYGAKIGILGLNGSGKSTLLRIIAGEDKNYQGDVVFSQGYKVGYLEQEPQLDEDKTVLEVVKEGVAETVAILDEYNKINDMFGLPEVYEDADKMQKLMDKQATLQDQIDASNAWELDTKLEIAMDALRTPDSDKKISVLSGGERRRVALCRLLLQEPEILLLDEPTNHLDAESVHWLEHHLAQYKGTVIAVTHDRYFLDNVAGWILELDRGEGIPWKGNYSSWLDQKSKRLAQESKSASKRQKTLERELEWVQQGAKGRQKKQKARLNNYDKLMSQDQKQLDEKLEIYIPNGPRLGTNVIDAKGVSKAYGDKLLYEDLNFKLPQAGIVGIIGPNGAGKTTIFRMIMDEETPDRGQFEVGETAKIAYVDQSHSNIDQEKTIWQNFSDEQELIMMGGRQVNSRAYLSRFNFSGSEQNKKVSMLSGGERNRLHLAMTLKEEGNVLLLDEPTNDLDVNTLRALEEGLENFAGCAVIISHDRWFLDRVCTHILAFEGNSQVYFFEGSFSEYEENKKKRLGGDVMPKRIKYKKLIR; this is encoded by the coding sequence ATGTCCGACGATAAAAAAGTGATTTTTTCCATGTCCGGGGTCACCAAGACCTACAAAAATGCCAACACCCCGGTACTTAAGAACATCTATCTCAGTTTTTTCTATGGGGCCAAAATCGGCATCCTCGGCCTGAACGGTTCGGGGAAATCCACTTTACTCCGCATCATTGCCGGGGAGGATAAGAACTATCAGGGCGACGTGGTCTTTTCCCAGGGATACAAAGTAGGCTACTTGGAACAGGAGCCACAACTCGACGAAGACAAGACCGTATTAGAGGTGGTCAAGGAAGGCGTCGCCGAGACCGTGGCCATCCTCGACGAATACAATAAGATCAACGATATGTTCGGATTACCTGAGGTCTATGAGGATGCCGATAAAATGCAAAAGCTGATGGACAAGCAGGCGACACTGCAAGATCAAATCGATGCCTCTAATGCCTGGGAACTCGATACTAAGCTCGAAATCGCCATGGACGCCCTGCGTACTCCCGATAGCGATAAGAAAATCAGCGTACTCTCGGGAGGGGAACGCCGCCGGGTCGCCCTTTGCCGGTTGTTGCTGCAGGAACCCGAGATTCTCTTGCTCGATGAGCCGACCAACCATTTGGATGCCGAATCGGTGCACTGGCTTGAACATCACTTGGCCCAGTACAAAGGGACGGTCATCGCCGTGACCCACGACCGCTATTTTCTGGACAACGTCGCGGGATGGATTCTGGAATTGGATAGGGGGGAGGGTATCCCCTGGAAGGGCAACTATAGCAGCTGGTTGGACCAGAAGTCCAAACGCCTGGCACAGGAAAGCAAGTCCGCTTCAAAACGCCAGAAGACGTTGGAGCGAGAGCTGGAATGGGTACAACAAGGGGCCAAAGGCCGCCAAAAAAAGCAGAAGGCCCGATTGAACAACTACGACAAGTTGATGAGCCAAGACCAAAAACAACTGGACGAAAAGCTGGAAATCTATATCCCCAATGGCCCCCGATTAGGTACCAATGTGATAGATGCGAAAGGGGTAAGTAAGGCTTACGGGGACAAATTGCTTTACGAGGATTTGAATTTCAAGCTGCCACAGGCCGGAATTGTGGGCATTATCGGTCCCAATGGGGCAGGAAAGACCACCATCTTCCGAATGATCATGGATGAAGAAACTCCCGATAGGGGACAGTTCGAAGTGGGGGAGACCGCAAAAATCGCGTATGTGGACCAAAGCCATTCCAATATCGATCAGGAAAAGACGATTTGGCAGAACTTCAGCGACGAACAGGAACTTATCATGATGGGTGGCCGGCAGGTCAATTCCCGCGCCTATCTCAGTCGGTTCAATTTTTCGGGAAGCGAGCAGAACAAGAAGGTCAGTATGCTTTCCGGCGGAGAGCGCAACCGGCTGCATTTGGCGATGACCCTAAAGGAAGAAGGCAACGTGCTGCTCTTGGACGAGCCCACCAATGATTTGGACGTCAACACCCTACGGGCGTTGGAAGAAGGGTTGGAAAATTTCGCCGGCTGTGCCGTGATCATCTCCCACGACCGTTGGTTTTTAGACCGGGTCTGTACCCATATCCTGGCATTTGAGGGCAACTCCCAGGTCTATTTTTTCGAGGGATCTTTTTCCGAGTACGAAGAAAACAAGAAAAAACGTTTGGGAGGCGACGTGATGCCGAAGCGGATCAAGTACAAGAAGTTAATTCGGTAA
- a CDS encoding CAL67264 family membrane protein has protein sequence MSMNKNTVLAWATFIMILVGLALIALGAFRYDDVAGWGFASVGIGFFAIAWVFNALKGRV, from the coding sequence ATGTCGATGAACAAAAATACTGTACTGGCCTGGGCCACCTTTATCATGATATTGGTCGGTCTGGCCCTGATAGCTCTGGGTGCTTTCCGCTACGACGACGTTGCGGGTTGGGGCTTCGCCTCGGTCGGGATCGGATTTTTCGCCATTGCCTGGGTGTTCAACGCATTAAAGGGCCGGGTCTAA
- a CDS encoding Gfo/Idh/MocA family protein, with protein sequence MAEKIRWGIVGPGNIAHSFAKDLALVEGGELTAVASRNIDRANEFADTYGAEHRYGSYQELFASDAVDVLYIATPHTSHCRLGIEALNHGKAVLCEKPMGVNADEVKEMIAAAKKNEVFLMEALWSRFNPSIVKVKDLVESGKLGDIVYLNAHFGFYALDREEDGRLLNPDLAGGSLLDIGIYPIFLAYLILGKPDNIEAVSLFHKTGVEIQTSMIFEYPHAQATLASGLRSKIQMRAEISGSKGSAFLHERWHETQGYSLEIDGTMEDFELPTNGKGYAHEIEEVHGYLKSGKLQSEKWSWQNSLDLINLLDEVRHITGTTFPFEE encoded by the coding sequence ATGGCAGAAAAAATACGTTGGGGCATCGTCGGTCCCGGAAACATTGCGCACAGTTTTGCAAAGGACTTGGCGCTGGTCGAAGGTGGGGAATTAACCGCGGTAGCCTCCCGCAATATAGACCGGGCCAATGAATTTGCCGATACCTACGGGGCCGAACATCGCTATGGTTCGTACCAAGAGCTGTTTGCCTCCGATGCGGTGGACGTGCTGTATATCGCCACTCCGCATACCTCGCATTGCCGGTTGGGCATCGAGGCCCTGAACCATGGAAAGGCGGTGCTTTGCGAAAAACCGATGGGGGTCAATGCCGACGAAGTGAAAGAGATGATCGCGGCGGCAAAAAAGAACGAGGTGTTTTTAATGGAAGCTTTGTGGAGCCGTTTCAATCCTTCCATAGTCAAGGTGAAAGATTTGGTCGAGTCGGGCAAGCTCGGTGATATCGTTTATCTCAACGCCCACTTCGGATTCTACGCTTTGGATAGGGAAGAGGACGGCCGTCTGCTGAATCCCGATCTCGCAGGAGGCTCTTTGTTGGACATCGGAATCTATCCTATTTTTCTTGCCTATCTGATCCTGGGAAAACCCGATAATATCGAAGCAGTATCCCTGTTCCATAAAACGGGGGTAGAAATCCAGACCTCCATGATTTTCGAATATCCCCATGCGCAGGCGACCCTGGCCAGCGGCCTCCGATCGAAAATACAGATGAGGGCCGAAATTTCGGGGAGCAAAGGTTCGGCCTTCCTGCACGAGCGCTGGCACGAGACCCAGGGCTATTCCCTGGAAATCGATGGAACGATGGAGGATTTCGAGCTGCCGACCAACGGGAAAGGCTATGCCCACGAAATCGAGGAAGTGCACGGCTACCTAAAAAGCGGTAAGTTGCAAAGTGAAAAATGGAGCTGGCAAAACAGCCTAGATCTCATCAATCTATTGGATGAGGTACGGCATATTACGGGAACTACCTTCCCTTTTGAGGAATAG
- a CDS encoding acyl-CoA carboxylase subunit beta, whose product MDLKFNKNEDHNKLLVSELRKRLAKIKPGGGKARIEKQHNQGKLTARERIDYLLDNGKDSIEIAAFAGDGMYEDHGGCPSGGVVVKIGYVSGKQCVVVANDATVKAGAWFPITGKKNLRAQEIAIENRLPIIYLVDSAGVYLPMQDEIFPDKEHFGRIFRNNAVMSSMGITQIAAVMGSCVAGGAYLPIMSDEAIIVEKTGSIFLAGSYLVKAAIGENVDNETLGGATTHSEISGVTDYKAKDDKDALETIKNLIDKIGGFEKAGFDRKESSRPNENPEDIFGLIPEKRTEQYDMLEIIKRLVDGSDFQQYKEGYGQTILTGYARIDGWAVGIVANQRKVVKTKKGEMQFGGVIYSDSADKATRFIANCNQKKIPLVFLQDVTGFMVGSKSEQGGIIKDGAKMVNAVSNSVVPKFTVVIGNSYGAGNYAMCGKAYDPRLIVAWPSAELAVMGGNSAAKVLLQIEKASLKKKGETITEEKEAELFNKIKDRYDNQVSPYYAAARLWTDAVIDPLDTRKWISMGIEAADHAPIEKDFNMGVLQV is encoded by the coding sequence ATGGACCTGAAATTCAACAAAAACGAAGACCATAACAAACTATTGGTTTCCGAGCTTAGAAAAAGGCTGGCCAAGATAAAACCGGGCGGCGGGAAGGCCCGTATCGAAAAACAGCATAATCAAGGAAAACTGACGGCTCGCGAACGGATCGATTACTTGTTGGATAACGGAAAGGACAGCATCGAGATCGCTGCGTTCGCAGGTGATGGCATGTACGAAGATCACGGTGGGTGCCCCTCGGGCGGGGTGGTCGTCAAAATCGGGTATGTGTCCGGAAAGCAATGCGTTGTTGTTGCAAACGACGCAACGGTCAAGGCCGGCGCTTGGTTTCCCATCACCGGGAAAAAGAATCTGCGGGCGCAGGAAATTGCCATCGAAAACCGCCTACCCATCATTTATTTGGTGGATAGTGCCGGGGTGTACCTGCCAATGCAGGACGAGATTTTTCCCGATAAGGAGCATTTCGGTCGTATTTTTAGAAACAATGCCGTTATGAGCAGCATGGGCATCACCCAGATTGCCGCCGTCATGGGCAGTTGCGTGGCCGGCGGGGCATACCTGCCGATCATGAGCGACGAGGCCATCATCGTCGAAAAGACGGGCAGTATCTTTTTGGCGGGCAGCTATCTCGTAAAGGCCGCTATCGGTGAGAATGTGGACAATGAGACTTTGGGGGGTGCCACGACGCATTCCGAAATCAGCGGAGTAACCGATTACAAGGCCAAGGACGATAAAGACGCACTGGAAACCATTAAAAACCTTATCGACAAGATAGGTGGTTTTGAAAAGGCAGGCTTCGACCGTAAAGAGTCCAGCAGGCCCAATGAGAACCCCGAGGATATCTTCGGACTGATCCCCGAAAAAAGAACTGAGCAGTACGATATGCTTGAAATCATCAAGCGCTTGGTCGACGGTTCCGATTTTCAGCAATACAAAGAGGGCTATGGCCAGACCATCCTGACCGGATACGCGCGAATCGATGGCTGGGCCGTGGGCATCGTCGCCAACCAACGCAAGGTGGTCAAGACCAAGAAAGGAGAAATGCAATTTGGGGGCGTTATCTACTCGGATTCGGCGGACAAGGCTACCCGTTTTATCGCCAACTGCAACCAAAAAAAGATTCCTCTGGTATTTCTTCAGGACGTGACCGGATTTATGGTCGGCAGCAAAAGCGAGCAGGGAGGTATTATTAAAGATGGTGCCAAGATGGTCAACGCGGTCAGCAATTCCGTCGTCCCCAAGTTTACCGTGGTCATCGGCAACAGTTACGGGGCGGGCAACTATGCCATGTGTGGTAAGGCCTACGACCCGCGATTGATCGTCGCCTGGCCAAGTGCCGAACTAGCCGTCATGGGCGGAAATTCCGCGGCCAAAGTCCTTTTACAGATCGAAAAGGCATCCCTAAAAAAGAAGGGCGAAACGATAACGGAAGAAAAAGAGGCCGAACTCTTCAACAAGATCAAGGACCGTTATGACAATCAGGTATCCCCTTACTACGCCGCCGCGCGATTGTGGACGGATGCCGTCATCGACCCCTTGGATACCCGAAAATGGATTTCGATGGGAATCGAGGCCGCGGACCATGCCCCGATCGAAAAGGATTTTAATATGGGAGTGCTACAGGTGTGA
- the udk gene encoding uridine kinase, whose amino-acid sequence MLIIGIAGGTGCGKTTVVNQIIDELPDGEVGVISQDSYYKDLSHLSLEERRMTNFDHPQSIDFELLEEHLQLLRAGKSIQQPVYSFLECNRTDKTVPVSPHKVLIVEGILILTNAPIRKMLDIKIFVHADSDERFIRRLKRDVNERGWNLDETLDKYQSNIKPMHLQFIEPSKEYADIIIPNNKYNTVAVDIVRTIINEKLG is encoded by the coding sequence ATGCTAATAATCGGAATCGCGGGCGGCACGGGCTGCGGAAAGACAACGGTGGTCAACCAGATCATCGATGAACTCCCCGACGGGGAAGTCGGGGTGATTTCGCAGGACTCCTATTATAAAGACCTTTCGCATCTGTCCCTGGAAGAACGGCGCATGACCAACTTCGATCACCCACAATCCATCGATTTTGAACTGCTGGAAGAACACCTCCAACTGCTAAGAGCTGGAAAATCCATCCAACAGCCGGTCTATTCTTTTTTAGAATGCAACCGTACCGACAAGACCGTCCCCGTATCCCCGCACAAAGTGCTTATAGTCGAGGGCATCCTAATTTTGACCAACGCGCCGATCCGAAAAATGTTGGACATCAAAATATTCGTTCATGCCGACTCCGACGAGCGGTTCATCCGAAGGCTTAAAAGAGATGTCAACGAACGTGGCTGGAACCTGGACGAAACACTGGACAAATACCAATCCAACATCAAACCCATGCATCTGCAGTTCATCGAACCCAGCAAGGAATACGCGGATATTATCATTCCGAACAATAAATATAACACCGTCGCAGTTGATATAGTACGGACGATTATCAATGAGAAATTAGGTTGA
- a CDS encoding FtsB family cell division protein — translation MALRELRNKKWFKVFTNMYVLVLTVFVIWMVFFDTNSLLIHLELRKEIKKLEKQQEFLEREIAEDKKILKKLADPEELEKFAREHYYLKKKNEEIYLIEYEDSLKTRPNN, via the coding sequence ATGGCTTTAAGGGAGTTACGAAATAAAAAGTGGTTTAAGGTCTTTACCAATATGTATGTACTGGTTTTGACCGTATTCGTAATCTGGATGGTTTTCTTCGACACCAACTCCCTGCTCATCCACCTAGAGTTGCGGAAGGAAATCAAAAAACTGGAAAAACAGCAGGAATTTCTTGAAAGGGAAATTGCCGAGGACAAAAAAATCCTTAAAAAACTGGCCGATCCCGAAGAACTGGAAAAATTCGCCCGCGAGCACTATTATCTCAAAAAGAAAAATGAGGAAATCTATCTGATTGAATATGAGGACAGTTTGAAAACACGGCCTAACAATTGA